TCACCACGGATTATTCCGAGGCGCTAATGGAGCTGATCACGCCCGTCTGCGACTCGACGGATAGTCTGCTCAAGTCCCTCGGCGATACCCACCGCTTCGTCCAGTCCCGCCTCGGTGACGAAGTACTCTGGTCGCCCAGCATGCCCTGCCGGCTGGACGGCGATCCCAGTATTCGCATCGCTGAATACGGTTCGTCCAACAGCGGCCGGCTGCGCCATGTCTATCGGCGTGGGCTGGCGGTCCGCTATGGCCGGATGATGCAGAGTATCGCTGGCGTGCACTACAACTTCTCCCTGCCGGACCACTTCTGGGAGTGCTGGCAGCAACTGCTGGGGGATTCCCGCTCGCTGCAGGATTTCAAGTCCGACCAGTATTTCTGGCTGATCCGCAATTTCCGCCGCCGTAGCTGGCTGTTGATGCTGCTGTTCGGCGCCTCGCCGGCGCTGGATGCCAGCTTCGTGAATGGCGTCTCCCATCACCTGAGCAAATTCTCCGAAGACACCTGGTTCGGCGACACCGCGACGTCCCTGCGTATGGGCGACCTGGGCTACCACAACAATGCCCAGGCCTCGCTGGATATCTGCTTTAACGAATTGCGCACCTATACCGATACGCTGTACCGGGCGATCCACACGCCCTGGCCGCCCTACGAGAACCTCGGCCTCAAAGACGAGCAGGGCGAGTACAAGCAGATCAATACCAGCGTGCTGCAGATCGAGAATGAGTACTATAGTGCCATTCGCCCCAAGCGTTCCACGGAGCGCGGTGAGAAGCCGATCCAGGCGCTCAAGAGCCGTGGCGTGGAGTATGTGGAAGTACGCTGCCTGGACCTCGACCCGTTCGAGCCGCTGGGGATTGGCGCGCAACAGATCGACTTTCTCGATGTGTTCCTGCTCGATTGTCTGCTCAGCGATAGCGACGTTATCGGTGACGCTGAGTGCGAACGGCTCGATGGCAGCTATAAGGACGTCGTCGGTCAGGGGCGCCAGGACGACCTGAAGATCTGTTTCGGTGGGGAGCTGAAGCCGGTTCGCGACGCTGCCATGCAGACCCTGGATCGCCTGTCAGAGCTAGCGTCGCTGCTGGATGGTCTTAACGGGGGAGAGCGGACTTATAGCAAAGCGCTGGAGGCGCAGCGTGAAGCAGTAGCCAACCCTGGCTTGATCCGCTCTGCGCGTGTGTTGGCGTCTATGCAGGCGTCCGGCGAAGGTCATCTGGCCTGGGGCATGGCGCAATCCCGACGTCACCAGGCGAGCCTGCGAGAGGATGCATTGGACGCCGAAACGGACGCAGTTTTTGCCAGGATGGCGACGGACTCCATCGCCGAACAGAAAGAGCTGGAAGACAGTGATCGTGTGACATTTGATGAGTATCTCGAGGCCTATTTGCGCGACTGATCACATCCCTGCTGGGCGATTTCGGACCTGTCGCACAAATCCCGAACAGCCACTTGTCCGGGTCGATAACGCCTGTTAATTTTTGTTACAGGTTCGGGCCGGCCGGTCCGGTTCGCGGTGGTTTGGATGGCGAGAGGAGACCCGCCATGGCCAGGGACATCAAGCTCGGCTGGGATGTGGAGTCACTCAACAAGGCCTATCGCCAAGGGTATATGGCGGCGGTGATGGGTATGGCCCGCGAACGCTGTCCCTATCGTGGGGAGGTGGTCGTCGCCGCCTGGGAAGCCGGTTGGGAGGATGGTGAGCAGGCGCTACGCCAGGATGCGCCGGGCCTCAGTGATCGTATTGCCTGAGTCGGCAGGGCTGACGTAAGGCTCTCCTGTAGCTGGCGCCGGCTGCCGAGATCTCTTACCGCTGGACAACGAAGGACGTGAACAGCACGTCCTTGATTTCCGCTCCCGTCTGTTCGTCTTCGAGAACCTGATTGAACTGTTCAAGCGCCTTCGCGCGCAGCGCTTCCTGCCCCCGCGGTGTGGAGAGTTCCTCGCGGTTCTGGTTGCCCAGCATCATTACCATTTCATGCCGCAGCCGGGGTTTGTGGTTGTTGACCGCTGTCTCGGCTTCCGCCGAAGCCACGCGCAGCGTGACTTCTGCCTTCACGTAACTCAGACGACCGCTGGACTGGCCGATGTTGGTCACGAAGGGTGGCTGCATCTCCACATAGATCGACTGCGCCGGTTCAGCCTGCTCCTCGGCGGCCTCGTCAGTTTCCTCTTCCTCCGCCTGAAGCGGTAATGGCCCGGTGCAGAGTAGGGCCAGGCTGGCGGCGAGGGCGAGGCGTCGTAGCGTCATGGGCTTGCAGTTCTCCTTCATATCCTGTTTTATCGCCGAAGGCGGCGCATCCCGATAAAAACGGGTGCTTAATCAGAGGCTTCTTGCCAGAATAGCAGTCCTTTACTTACGGATGCTATCGGACACGCCACAAATGCGCGACGTGTCCGGAGGTTGGCTCTGCGGGACTCTCGCCTCCGGAACTTCTACCTCCGGAAACTGAATCGACGCAGTCTGGTCTATCAACGTCTCGATACAGCCTGCGGCGATGTTCGCTTGCGCTGCCACCAAATAAGGATTCAACCTGTTGAGGATGCCCATGCCCGGTCGACGTCTTGTATTTTTGCTGATTTTCCTTGTCTGTGCGGCGTTGATGGCCGTTGCCTTCTACATGGAATACGTCATGGGTCTGGAGCCCTGTCCGTTGTGCTGGCTGCAGCGGATTGCGATTTCGGTCGTGGGTATCCTGGCGCTGATCGCAGCGCTGCATAATCCCAAAGAGTGGGGTGGGCGCATCTACGGGCTGTTCCTCGCCGTATTTTCCGCTGTGGGGGTTGCCTTGGCCGGCCGTCAGCTGTGGCTGCAGAGCCTGCCCGAAGACCAGGTGCCAGCCTGTGGTCCGTCGGTGGATTACCTGCTGGACGTCATGCCGATACTGGACGTATTCCGTATTGCCCTACAGGGTACCGGTGACTGCGCCCAGGTGGTCTGGCGGTTCCTTGGATTGAGTATTCCGGGGTGGACGGCGATCTTTTTTACCCTGCTGTTCGTACTCGGCATTGCGATTCTGTTCGGCGCATTTGGCCGTCAGCGACATCTTTGAGTCTTTGCTGCATGAAGACTCAATGAAACGCTTGCCCGGGCTGGAGCCCCTGGGGTAACTTCCGTACGATAACGACAAGAAGGAGTTGCTGTTTAGCGGCTCCCGAGCTTTCGGACTTAGGAGGACACATGCTCGACAACGTGCAGAATGCCCGGGAAAGGTGGGGTGGTGTCAGCGAATTGATTGATCGCTGGCTGCGCGATCGACAGGACCTGATCGTCAAGTTCTGCGATATCAGCGGAACCACGGATTTTAGTAATGTGGATAGCATCCATACGCGCTTTGTCCGTTTCTGCGAGGTACTGGTCGACTATGTGTCGGCAGGTCACTTCGAGATTTACGAACAACTGATCCAGGAGGCCAAGGAGTTCGATGATGGTGGTCTCGACCTGATGGCGCGGGTTTATCCAAAGATTGAAGCCACCACGGAAGTGGCGCTGTCGTTCAATGATCGACTCAGTGCCGACAGTCTCGATGAAGATCAACTCAAGGCGCTGATGGAGCCGTTATCCCAGTTGGGCGAGCAGTTGGAAACCCGCTTCTCCCTGGAAGATTTCCTCATCGAGCACCTGCACAATGTCCATGCGGAAAAGGTCATGACGTCCTCGTCGTCCGCCTGATTTACCGGTCGGGGCAACGCTTTAACAGACGCCAATACAAAAAGAGCCGGCAGTTGCCGGCTCTTTTGCGTTCCGAGGGCGGGTCTTATTCGCCCTGTTCGCCGGAGTCGCCCCCGTCTTCGGACGGGTTAACCTCAAGCAGTTCCACGTCGAAGATCAGCGTTTCGTTGGGGCCGATCGAACGGTTGCCGCCCGGGCCATACGCCAGGTCAGACGGGATGTAGAGCTTGTAGCGGGCGCCTTCCTCCATTAGCTGCAAGCCTTCGGTCCAGCCCGGAATGACCTGGGACAGCTGGAAGGTGACAGGTTCGCCGCGCTCACGTGAGCTGTCGAACACGTCGCCGTTGATCAGCTCGCCTGTATAGTGAACGGTCACGCTGTCGGAGGCTTCAGGTTTGGGGCCGTCCCCTTCTTCGATCACCTCGTACTGAAGACCGGAGTCGGTGGTCTTGACCTCGTCGCGCTGGGCGTTCTTCTCGAGGAAGGCCTCACCCTTCTTCTTGTTCTCGTCAGCCATCTCCTGGATCTTGGCCATTTGCTCTTCCTGCATGTCCTTCTGGTACTGCTGCAGGGCGGCCTGAATCTCCTCGCGCGTCATCTTGGCGGCATCGCCACCCGCGTGCCCATCCCGGATCCCCTGGACAAACTGTTCCATCTGCAGGTCGGGCAGGTCATTCTTCATGCGCTCGCCCAGTACCAGCCCCATGCCGTAGCTGACCTTCTGGTCCTGGTTGTCCAGTGCGGGTTCGGCTGAAGCAGTGACGACGCCGAAGGCAGTGGCGGCAACGGCGCCTGCCAGTGCGATCGAAATCAGGGATTTTTTCATGGAGTATCCTTTGCTTTTAGGAGATTCCGAAGCGGGCCGCTTATACACCAAGCGGTTCGAGGCCTTATTTCGGCTGACTCCGGATGCATTTATTGGGAACCTCTGAGCGAGGCTATTGCGTTCGCTTGAGGGTTACGAGAATCGACAATGGACTCGCTCAGATGTTCCTTGGAAGGGCAAAGGTAACGCTTTTGGCGACAGGGTGCCAATGACTGATCCTTAAGGAATATTTGCCCTGACGACCGGATTGCCCAGAAGTGTGAACCGGTTCAGGGTGTCGCCGCGTTCGGCATCCGGTCGATGTTGCCCGAACTCAGGGAATAGGGGGCGGCGTAGGGTGAGTTCCAGTCCGGCTCGGTCATCACTTCGGGCTCAGCATTGAGGCGCGCACCGGAGGGGTCGATGGCCAGCGCGTTCCACGCACCATCGGAGGGTGGTTTGTCCGCGTAGTGCCAGCTGCCGTCGGTATCCTGCCACTTGAACACGATATCCGGGCCATCGTCGGGCACGGGATTGGGGACCACGGCTTCAAAGGAGGGTGGCGGTTCGGATTTGCCGGTGCTCGTGGATTCCGGCACAGGGTCCTTTATCCCCACGAACATCAGGACGATAAGCAAACCCAGGGCAGGGAATGCGAGCCTGAAAGCCCAGCGGCGCAGCATCATTGGGAGTTGCTCCCTTGTTTGGCGTTCGTACGCGCGGCGGGATCGGCTTTTTGCACAGCGCTAAACTGATGCAGAGCACTAATGAGTTGATTCATGCCGGCTTCGAGTACAGATCTATTTTCCCCGTCTGGGGCCGCAGCGCGCAGGTTACGGATTAACAGGGTTTCATTATAGCCCGAAAATCCGGACACATTATGACCGCGTTGATGAAATCCCTTATAAATCCAGGCCAGTTCGACGCGCTCTGCCTGCAGTTCGGCCTGCTTGATCTGTTCCCGCAGGCGATCGGCCGGCGTCCCTTTCGCCAATTGTTGGCGCAGGCCGCGCAGTGTTTCGGTGCAGTGGCTGCGCCATTCCGTCACTTCCGCCGCTTCATCCCCCTGCCATTCGATGGAAAGTCGGGTCAGCCACAGGGCCGTCAGGATGCGCGAGACTGACCAGCCGAGTCCTTGAAGCGCCAGGCAGGCCTCGGCCACTGCCGGCGCTGACCAGAGGCCCAGGGCAAACTGCCAGAGAGGATTGTCGAGCTCGAGGTCGTCAGGTGGTCGCATAACCGTCCGAAACAGGGGAATGGCACATTGCAGCAATGACAGGTCATCCAGATTCCCTGATAGAATGCGCGCATGCTGACATTAACGAATCTTAGTCTACAACGCGGCGGCCAATGGTTGCTAGCAAACGCCTCGGCGACCATCCAGCCGGGGCAGCGCGTGGGTATTGTCGGTGCCAATGGTGCGGGCAAGTCCAGCCTGTTCAGTCTGATCTTGGGGCGGTTGGCTCCTGAAGCCGGCGGTATCGACCTGCCCGGAGGCACGCGTCTGGCGCACATGGCGCAGGAAGTTGACGCCACGGACCGCAGCGCGCGGGATTTTGTGTTGGATGGCGATGTCGAACTGCGCCGCCTCGAACGCGAACTGGCGGAAGCCGAACAGCGTGGAGACGATACTGCCCAGGCGCGTATTCATGGTGAACTGGACCTGCACGAGGCTTGGTCCGCTTCGCGGCGGGCGGAGGCGCTGCTGCGCGGGCTTGGCTTCGTCGATGCGGATGCCGACAAGCCGGTAGCGTCTTTCTCCGGCGGCTGGCGTATCCGCCTCAATCTTGCCCAGGCGCTGATGCGGCCGTCCGATTTATTGTTGCTGGATGAGCCCACAAACCATCTGGATCTGGATGCCTGTCTCTGGCTGGAAAACTGGTTGCGCCGCTATCCGGGCACGTTGCTGTTTATCTCTCACGATCGGGATTTCATGGACCGGGTGGCCACGCATATAATGCATTTCGACCAGCAGACGCTGGTCATGTACACCGGCAACTTTTCCGCCTTTGAGAGCCAGCGTGCCGAGCGCCTCGCCCAGCAGCAGGCCGGTTACGAGCGCCAGCAGGCGCGCATTGCCGAGATCGAGCAGTTCATTACCCGCTTCAAGGCCAAGGCCACCAAGGCGCGCCAGGCCCAGAGCCGGATCAAGGCGCTGGAGCGCATGGAGCGGATTGCGCCGGCCCACGTGGATTCGCCGTTCAAGTTTCGCTTTCCCGAACCCGAGAAGTTCAGCAGCCCGTTATTGTCCATCCGCAATGGCTCCGCCGGTCACGGTAATAAGGTTATCCTGCAGAACATTAACCTGACGCTGTTGCCGGGGACCCGCGTCGGGCTGCTGGGCCCCAATGGGGCGGGCAAGTCGACGTTGATCAACGCATTGCTGGGCGGCAATAGCTTGCTGACAGGTGAACGCACGACCGGCGAACATCTGGCGGTCGGCTATTTTGCCCAGCATCAGCTGGAATCCCTGGATC
The window above is part of the Marinobacter nanhaiticus D15-8W genome. Proteins encoded here:
- the gshA gene encoding glutamate--cysteine ligase, which translates into the protein MGESRRALFQQFAAKDWTGFRKGLEKEGLRVDRNGFIAQTPHPAELGSTLTHPQITTDYSEALMELITPVCDSTDSLLKSLGDTHRFVQSRLGDEVLWSPSMPCRLDGDPSIRIAEYGSSNSGRLRHVYRRGLAVRYGRMMQSIAGVHYNFSLPDHFWECWQQLLGDSRSLQDFKSDQYFWLIRNFRRRSWLLMLLFGASPALDASFVNGVSHHLSKFSEDTWFGDTATSLRMGDLGYHNNAQASLDICFNELRTYTDTLYRAIHTPWPPYENLGLKDEQGEYKQINTSVLQIENEYYSAIRPKRSTERGEKPIQALKSRGVEYVEVRCLDLDPFEPLGIGAQQIDFLDVFLLDCLLSDSDVIGDAECERLDGSYKDVVGQGRQDDLKICFGGELKPVRDAAMQTLDRLSELASLLDGLNGGERTYSKALEAQREAVANPGLIRSARVLASMQASGEGHLAWGMAQSRRHQASLREDALDAETDAVFARMATDSIAEQKELEDSDRVTFDEYLEAYLRD
- the rmf gene encoding ribosome modulation factor — protein: MARDIKLGWDVESLNKAYRQGYMAAVMGMARERCPYRGEVVVAAWEAGWEDGEQALRQDAPGLSDRIA
- a CDS encoding flagellar basal body-associated FliL family protein; the encoded protein is MTLRRLALAASLALLCTGPLPLQAEEEETDEAAEEQAEPAQSIYVEMQPPFVTNIGQSSGRLSYVKAEVTLRVASAEAETAVNNHKPRLRHEMVMMLGNQNREELSTPRGQEALRAKALEQFNQVLEDEQTGAEIKDVLFTSFVVQR
- a CDS encoding disulfide bond formation protein B produces the protein MPGRRLVFLLIFLVCAALMAVAFYMEYVMGLEPCPLCWLQRIAISVVGILALIAALHNPKEWGGRIYGLFLAVFSAVGVALAGRQLWLQSLPEDQVPACGPSVDYLLDVMPILDVFRIALQGTGDCAQVVWRFLGLSIPGWTAIFFTLLFVLGIAILFGAFGRQRHL
- a CDS encoding Rsd/AlgQ family anti-sigma factor — protein: MLDNVQNARERWGGVSELIDRWLRDRQDLIVKFCDISGTTDFSNVDSIHTRFVRFCEVLVDYVSAGHFEIYEQLIQEAKEFDDGGLDLMARVYPKIEATTEVALSFNDRLSADSLDEDQLKALMEPLSQLGEQLETRFSLEDFLIEHLHNVHAEKVMTSSSSA
- a CDS encoding FKBP-type peptidyl-prolyl cis-trans isomerase encodes the protein MKKSLISIALAGAVAATAFGVVTASAEPALDNQDQKVSYGMGLVLGERMKNDLPDLQMEQFVQGIRDGHAGGDAAKMTREEIQAALQQYQKDMQEEQMAKIQEMADENKKKGEAFLEKNAQRDEVKTTDSGLQYEVIEEGDGPKPEASDSVTVHYTGELINGDVFDSSRERGEPVTFQLSQVIPGWTEGLQLMEEGARYKLYIPSDLAYGPGGNRSIGPNETLIFDVELLEVNPSEDGGDSGEQGE
- a CDS encoding TIGR02444 family protein; amino-acid sequence: MRPPDDLELDNPLWQFALGLWSAPAVAEACLALQGLGWSVSRILTALWLTRLSIEWQGDEAAEVTEWRSHCTETLRGLRQQLAKGTPADRLREQIKQAELQAERVELAWIYKGFHQRGHNVSGFSGYNETLLIRNLRAAAPDGENRSVLEAGMNQLISALHQFSAVQKADPAARTNAKQGSNSQ
- a CDS encoding ATP-binding cassette domain-containing protein — protein: MLTLTNLSLQRGGQWLLANASATIQPGQRVGIVGANGAGKSSLFSLILGRLAPEAGGIDLPGGTRLAHMAQEVDATDRSARDFVLDGDVELRRLERELAEAEQRGDDTAQARIHGELDLHEAWSASRRAEALLRGLGFVDADADKPVASFSGGWRIRLNLAQALMRPSDLLLLDEPTNHLDLDACLWLENWLRRYPGTLLFISHDRDFMDRVATHIMHFDQQTLVMYTGNFSAFESQRAERLAQQQAGYERQQARIAEIEQFITRFKAKATKARQAQSRIKALERMERIAPAHVDSPFKFRFPEPEKFSSPLLSIRNGSAGHGNKVILQNINLTLLPGTRVGLLGPNGAGKSTLINALLGGNSLLTGERTTGEHLAVGYFAQHQLESLDLDASPFLHLQREAPKASEQSIRNFLGGFDFHGDDALESIRNFSGGEKARVALALIAWARPNLLLLDEPTNHLDLEMRQALTIALQEFEGAVVVVSHDRHLLRNTVDEFLMVNEGQVRTYDGDLEDYERWLADRRTDEAKAPRREAEETKAKAVDTENADDRKARKRAEAEIRQKMSPYRKRQQSIEKRMGELQAQLKQLEETLGDAGLYEAARKDELKRALGEQAQARSELDEIEIEWLEISEALEEMESALS